A window of the Vespa crabro chromosome 8, iyVesCrab1.2, whole genome shotgun sequence genome harbors these coding sequences:
- the LOC124426122 gene encoding pecanex-like protein 1 isoform X3: MGSQTLEILRQGVWASLTGGWFYDPHLDVFSNTFHLYVWLFLLCLPFTIYLYFPPTLYVWLAYCSSIVVLFGTIKCINHALHCVYDTTECLEEPGQSISQQKSESEKRRVARNKHREQLQDQVEHGIELQVLNGKTDTPPVECSSRNSFIESNIQNADADSITSEYNREKPSSTIDLKVEIHRKNSSESSEEAQQLSKPMVTSINVHEAELVSAQYHEPRFRNIINEWRLKRQKCVVIAEEDRPGPRKLCRHASEDSRNRHSKQGSLGKTGSESQIKQTSSLELEHHGDDYAYWKSNQSVRRLNSNSIPMETHLINDHPQSLEIISKKEDADKNKISSHPQSLEVITKKPHQQLIHPQSLETIGATNKNVNITDDNNLPLHPQSLETINTKKVLPQNTLTRNQLQLLPYLSYGSEIVHPIAEQSDEQFANESSGGFSLGDSYSPLLTRKTTNDNTTTSNRDRSLSTSRFDDRFSRFNGDTVVDNDSANSRDALLEEPKSNIKRRYSNASQSSHEYSDGERHKDKRHDKTKNIEDPLNSGSVVGIDWLFESSDCPIEPWTSKIFWTFTRSDDTDTSESLQTASTDYLHAKEPDSGSSSTTTLSIENEVKRKLLPQLEIDNKRHQGAIPKQSRPKPTQETTDDNISCIEQIRPKPKRTMEIRKEKDRRETKFEQTTGSNNELSTLLPSPAPPLLAALLNSGRDLSAQSSTVSDLRPNRNSETRNSRARQSRLKRSNRTHRGPRPTRDDNVVPLTALFGLISNGECHLATNHNDTSEGAVHYFRDDNGGWLAYTFDEKGSGLATATQIPSSNNEKLLNTLLRQQLNQNLHYDANWELTDSLSNSYSSLSLNSAGLTVIIDTPPVLSSPASNQTKTQNSLPSNLISSNAGSSSQCPVGNPECDQLRHTLISRSDSMAERNRRLHSLLGNFNLYSYSSDSNNRVPVLTLPAHQEADINSSLSWNRFIDGLDGSDTKPKQTRHYYKWKIGKLPHVKVRFDRLSLLALLDRNLTSLETIVSTLLAVIVAGLGLILLQQGFYRDIFAFMFCFVTAGCQYSLLKSVQPDAASPTHGFNRIIVFSRPVYYILCSGFILIFNESLRNFKSSEFRVYGLRVVDCDVILQIRNVLLIFLLCFPIVFSLGLFPQINTFLMYLCEHLDIHLFGGNAATSLVSSIYCLARSIITVIILYGFAYGALTEPKSSQHILFSIFAGLLVAISYHLSRSSSDPSVIWDIVKSNLWPPEMYIEEKEAKIIENTTHKDNLTTTYKEAKIRTSGRKKDVKIKVGEQMSDSELVDPLPEKLRATVNARLKNDLIVCAVIGILSFGIHCSTVFTALQPELNPVLWGIVSCLGFLLHYIVPQLRKQLPWLCLARPVLRSHEHAQFEVREPVKIMWFEKAYVCLCFLERNILYPIVFLGALTECSSKIVSKFGESIGALIIVICGLKSLRSAYSDPSTRYLVLVFAVLFFKIDFRDLSETFLVDYFVTGIAFAKIYELLLKIRFIVTYIAPWQITWGSAFHAFAQPFSVPHSAMLFLQAGISAMLSTPLNPLLGSAIFISSYVRPVKFWERDYKTRRVDHSNTRMSSHLDRNLGADDNNLNSIFYEQLTRSLQHSLYGDLALGRWGNVEQGDCFLLASDYLNCLVHIVQLGNGLVTFQLRGLEFRGTYCQQREVEAISEGIEDNDNCCCCEMGHFSNVLSVNAAFSQRWLAWEVASAKYVLESYSISDNSAVSMLQVYEFRKVLITYYVKSIVFYALKSPKLKTWLENQDIIDALKTTLDKNFADLDPVFNMNIDEDFDFRASGITRSSFCNVYLDWIQYCATKHDKSLEKTRDSNLVSLCLGLSLLGRRVLGAASHNTVSSVEFFLYGLHALFKGDFRITSPRDEWVLHDVELLRSVVAKGVRMALKLHQDHFMSSEQYIECCALYEAIDNHDKNLVISHEADPLWRNAVLSGAPSLLALRHVLDDGIDEYKVIMLNKRYLSFRVIKMNRECVRGLWAGQQQELVYLRNRNPERGSIQNAKQALRNIINSSCDQPIGYPIYVSPLTTSYAETNEQLCSIVGGPLSFGTIKSTVLKLWRRVRRRCGQGCSSGGTGSQDDGGFGNDGVYSMTTYNIHSGYGQSGHNTSGSQSMESGCQIGGSTGRGSLGRANTSSLGGNRGSLASVGKPTSSTLASLAGLLSNSDIKTESKSETSFSNKLDKEEVFQRVRIMDPNQVYDAINLGRRIDVIWPDEKMRQQGGRSGWQHWVPERGMEGCVVHRWSPNHRDPNRRSHVDKVILLVKIDDKYVPIAEQGVRDLGAEV; this comes from the exons ATGGGTTCGCAAACGCTGGAAATTTTAAGACAAGGCGTCTGGGCGAGCCTGACAGGAGGCTGGTTTTACGATCCACATCTCGATGTTTTCTCAAATACCTTTCATCTCTATGTCTGGCTGTTTTTGCTTTGTCTTCCATTTACGATATATCTC TATTTTCCACCAACATTATATGTTTGGTTAGCTTATTGTTCGTCCATTGTTGTATTATTTGGTACAATAAAGTGCATAAATCATGCATTGCATTGTGTCTATGATACAACTGAATGTTTGGAAGAACCAGGTCAATCTATTAGTCAACAGAAATCTGAAAGCGAGAAAAGACGTGTGGCACGTAATAAACATAGAGAACAATTACAAGATCAAGTTGAGCATGGTATAGAACTCCAAGTTTTAAatg GTAAAACTGATACTCCACCTGTGGAATGTTCATCTCGTAACTCTTTTATTGAGTCCAATATACAAAATGCAGATGCTGATAGTATAACATCAGaatataatagagaaaaaccTAGTTCTACTATAGATTTAAAAGTTGaaatacatagaaaaaatagCTCAGAAAGTTCAGAAGAAGCACAACAATTAAGCAAACCCATGGTAACGAGTATTAATGTACATGAAGCAGAATTAGTTTCTGCTCAATACCATGAACCACGTTTtaggaatataataaatg aATGGCGATTAAAACGACAAAAATGTGTGGTGATAGCAGAAGAAGATCGACCAGGTCCACGTAAATTGTGTAGACATGCATCCGAAGATTCTAGAAATCGACACTCGAAACAGGGTAGCCTTGGGAAAACTGGATCTGAGAGCCAAATAAAACAAACTAGTTCCTTAGAATTAGAACATCATGGTGATGATTATGCTTATTGGAAATCGAATCAAAGTGTTCGAAGACTTAATTCAAACTCAATTCCTATGGAAActcatttaataaatgatcATCCACAAAGTCTTGaaattatatcaaagaaagaagatgcggacaaaaataaaatctcatCACATCCTCAATCATTAGag GTGATTACTAAAAAGCCACATCAGCAACTTATTCATCCACAAAGTCTTGAAACTATTGGTGCAACTaacaaaaatgtaaatattacagATGATAATAATCTACCTTTACATCCACAAAGTCTTGAAACAATTAATACTAAAAAG GTTTTACCTCAGAATACCTTAACAAGAAatcaattacaattattaccatATCTTAGCTATGGATCTGAAATAGTTCATCCAATAGCAGAACAAAGTGATGAACAATTTGCTAATGAAAGTTCTGGGGGTTTCAGTCTTGGAGATTCATATAGTCCATTATTAACTAGAAAAACAACGAATGACAACACTACTACTTCTAATCGTGACAGAAGTCTTAGTACTAGTAGATTTGATGATAGATTTTCAAg ATTTAATGGTGATACTGTAGTTGACAATGATTCTGCAAACTCTCGTGATGCACTTCTTGAAGAGCCAAAatctaatattaaaagaagataCAGTAATGCAAGTCAAAGCAGTCATGAATATTCTGATGGAGAGAGACATAAAGATAAACGAcatgataaaacgaaaaatatagaaGATCCTCTAAACTCAGGCAGTGTTGTTGGAATAGATTGGTTATTTGAAAGTAGTGATTGCCCAATTGAACCATGGACAAGTAAAA TATTTTGGACTTTTACTCGATCTGATGATACGGATACATCAGAAAGTCTACAGACAGCTAGTACTGATT atctCCATGCAAAAGAACCAGATTCAGGTTCATCTAGTACAACAACTTTAAGCATAGAAAATGAAGTAAAACGAAAATTACTTCCACAATtggaaatagataataaacgTCATCAAGGTGCCATTCCAAAGCAAAGCCGTCCGAAACCTACGCAAGAAACAACAGATGACAACATTTCTTGCATTGAACAAATCAGACCAAAACCGAAACGAACAATGGAAATtcgcaaagaaaaagatagaagagaaacaaaatttgAGCAAACGACTGGTTCAAATAATGAGTTGAGCACGCTATTACCTAGTCCTGCACCTCCATTATTGGCTGCATTATTAAATTCTGGCAGAGATTTGTCTGCTCAGTCCAGTACTGTATCTGATCTCAGACCTAATCGTAACTCTGAAACTAGAAATTCTCGAGCAAGGCAGAGTCGCTTAAAACGTTCGAATAGAACTCATAGAGGGCCAAGGCCTACTAGAGATGATAATGTTGTACCATTGACTGCTCTGTTTGGTTTAATATCTAATGGAGAATGTCATTTAGCAACTAATCATAATGACACGTCTGAAGGGGCTGTGCATTATTTTCGAGATGATAATGGAGGATGGTTGGCATATACTTTTGATGAAAAAGGTTCTGGTCTTGCTACAGCAACACAAATTCCTtcaagtaataatgaaaaattattgaatactTTATTGCGTCAACAACTTAATCAAAATTTACATTATGATGCAAATTGGGAATTAACAGATTCATTAAGTAATAGTTATAGCAGTTTATCTTTAAATTCTGCTGGTTTAACAGTTATCATAGATACACCGCCCGTTTTATCAAGTCCAGCGAGCAATCAGACCAAAACACAAAATTCATTGCcatcaaatttaatttcttcaaaTGCTGGAAGCTCAAGCCAATGTCCAGTGGGAAATCCAGAATGTGATCAGCTTCGTCATACTCTTATTTCGCGTTCCGACTCAATGGCAGAAAGAAATCGCAGATTGCATAGTTTATTaggaaattttaatttatattcttactCATCAGATTCCAATAATCGCGTGCCCGTATTAACATTGCCTGCACATCAAGAAGCTGACATAAACTCAagtttatcttggaatcgttTTATAGATGGTTTAGATGGATCTGATACAAAACCTAAACAAACAAGgcattattataaatggaaAATAGGAAAATTACCACATGTCAAAGTGCGATTTGATAGATTATCATTGTTAGCTCTACTCGATCGTAATTTAACTTCTCTAGAAACAATTGTTTCTACATTATTAGCTGTTATTGTTGCAGGTTTAGGTTTAATTTTGCTTCAGCAAGGATTTTATCGAGATATCTTTGCTTTTATGTTCTGTTTTGTAACTGCTGGTTgtcaatattctttattaaaatcagTTCAACCAGATGCTGCGTCCCCGACACATGGTTTTAATCGTATTATAGTGTTTTCTAGAccagtatattatatattatgttcaggatttattttaatctttaatgAATCGTTAAGGAATTTTAAAAGTTCAGAATTTCGTGTATATGGTTTACGTGTTGTTGATTGTGAcgttatattacaaataagaaatgttttactaatttttcttctttgtttcccAATTGTATTCTCATTAGGTTTGTTTCCACAGATAAACACTTTCCTAATGTATCTCTGTGAACATTTAGATATCCACTTATTTGGTGGAAATGCTGCTACCAGTCTGGTGTCTTCTATATACTGTCTTGCTCGTAGTATAATcactgttattatattatatggatTTGCATATGGTGCTCTTACTGAACCTAAATCTTCACaacacattttattttctatctttgctGGATTACTTGTAGCTATATCTTATCATCTAAGTAGGTCATCTTCAGATCCTAGTGTTATTTGGGACATTGTAAAATCAAATCTTTGGCCTCCAGAAATGTAcattgaagagaaagaagcaaagattatagaaaatacaactcataaagataatttaacTACAACATATAAAGAAGCTAAAATTAGAACATCtggtagaaaaaaagatgtaaaaataaaagttggaGAACAAATGTCTGATTCAGAATTAGTCGACCCTCTTCCAGAGAAATTACGTGCAACTGTTAATGCCAGACTGAAAAATGATCTAATTGTCTGTGCTGTGATTGGAATTTTATCCTTTGGAATTCATTGCTCTACAGTATTCACTGCTTTACAACCAGAATTAAATCCTGTATTATGGGGTATCGTCAGTTGCTTAGGATTTCTTCTACATTATATAGTACCACAGCTTAGAAAACAATTACCATGGTTGTGTCTTGCAAGACCTGTGTTACGTAGTCATGAACATGCACAATTTGAAGTACGCGAGCCAGTCAAAATTATGTGGTTTGAGAAAGCTTATGTTTGTTTATGTTTTCTTGAGAGAAACATTCTTTATCCTATTGTATTTTTAGGTGCACTTACTGAATGTTCATCAAAGATAGTATCCAAATTTGGAGAAAGTATTGGAGCattgattatcgttatatgcGGATTAAAATCTTTACGTTCGGCATATTCTGATCCATCAACTCGTTATTTAGTTCTCGTTTTcgctgttcttttttttaaaatagattttcGTGATTTAAGTGAAACATTTTTAGTAGATTATTTTGTAACAGGTATAGCATTTgcaaaaatttatgaattgttattaaaaataagatttattgTAACATATATCGCGCCATGGCAAATTACTTGGGGTAGTGCTTTTCATGCCTTTGCCCAACCATTCTCCGTTCCACATTCTGCAATGCTTTTCCTTCAAGCAGGTATATCTGCTATGTTAAGTACGCCATTAAATCCACTTTTAGGAAGtgcaatttttatatcatcgtATGTACGTCCAGTTAAATTTTGGGAACGTGACTATAAAACAAGAAGAGTTGATCATTCAAATACACGAATGTCTTCACATTTAGATCGTAATTTAGGTgcagatgataataatttaaattctatattttatgaaCAATTGACACGGTCTCTTCAGCATAGTCTTTATGGTGATCTTGCTCTTGGTCGTTGGGGTAATGTAGAGCAAGgagattgttttcttttagcATCTGATTATCTAAATTGTTTAGTACATATAGTGCAGTTAGGAAACGGTTTAGTTACTTTTCAATTAAGGGGTCTTGAGTTCAGAGGAACATACTGTCAACAAAGAGAG gTTGAAGCAATATCTGAAGGTAtcgaagataatgataattgttgttgttgtgaaatgggacatttttcaaatgtaCTTAGTGTCAATGCAGCTTTTAGTCAGAGATGGCTTGCTTGGGAAGTTGCAAGTGCCAAGTATGTACTTGAAAGTTACTCGATTTCGGATAATTCAGCTGTGTCAATGCTGCAAGTCTATGAATTTCGTAAAgtattaattacttattatgTCAAAAGTATTGTTTTCTATGCTCTTAAGTCTCCAAAATTAAAAACTTGGTTGGAGAATCAAGATATTATTGATGCACTTAAAACAACATTGGATAAAAATTTCGCGGATCTTGATCCTgtttttaatatgaatattgacGAAGACTTCGACTTTCGAGCAAGTGGTATTACAAGAAGTAGCTTTTGTAATGTTTACCTTGATTGGATACAATATTGTGCAACTAAGCATGATAAG tCATTAGAAAAAACACGTGATTCAAATCTGGTATCACTTTGTCTGGGCTTAAGTCTTTTGGGAAGACGCGTTTTAGGAGCAGCTTCTCACAACACTGTGTCAAGTGtcgaattctttttatatggtCTACATGCACTGTTTAAag gaGATTTTCGAATAACATCACCACGAGACGAATGGGTACTTCATGATGTTGAATTACTAAGAAGTGTTGTTGCTAAAGGTGTAAGAATGGCCTTAAAATTGCATCAAGATCATTTTATGAGTTCAGAACAATACATAGAATGCTGTGCTCTTTATGAAGCCATTGACAATCATGATAAAAATCTTGTGATTAGTCACGAAGCTGATCCTTTATGGAGAAATGCTGTTTTAAGTGGAGCACCCAGTCTTTTGGCACTTAg GCATGTACTTGACGATGGCATTGAtgaatataaagtaataatgcTTAATAAACGTTACTTAAGCTTTCgagtaattaaaatgaatcgtGAATGTGTTCGTGGTCTTTGGGCTGGCCAACAACAAGAATTagtatatttaagaaatcgaAATCCTGAACGCGGTTCTATACAGAATGCGAAGCAGgcattaagaaatataattaatagttcTTGTGATCAACCAATTGGATATCCAATTTATGTTTCACCATTAACTACCAGTTATGCAGAAACTAATGAACAGTTATGTTCCATAGTTGGAGGTCCTTTAAGTTTTGGTACCATTAAATCGACTGTGTTAAAATTGTGGCGGAG aGTAAGAAGAAGATGTGGTCAAGGGTGTTCATCGGGTGGAACGGGATCGCAAGATGATGGGGGTTTTGGAAATGATGGAGTATACTCTATGACCACATACAATATCCACTCTG GATATGGACAATCAGGTCATAATACATCGGGATCACAATCAATGGAATCTGGATGTCAAATTGGTGGTTCAACGGGACGTGGTTCTTTAGGTCGAGCAAACACAAGTTCTCTTGGTGGTAACAGAGGTTCACTTGCTTCTGTTGGAAAACCCACTAGTTCAACACTTGCCAGTTTGGCTGGACTTCTTAGTAATAGTGACATCAAAACTGAAAGTAAAAGTGAAACAAGTTTTTCTAATAAACTTGACAAAGAGGAAGTGTTTCAGAGAGTTCGT ATTATGGACCCGAATCAAGTATATGATGCAATTAATCTTGGTCGTCGAATAGATGTAATTTGGCCAGACGAAAAAATGAGACAACAAGGTGGTCGATCGGGTTGGCAACATTGGGTACCAGAAAGAGGAATGGAAGGATGTGTTGTCCATCGTTGGTCTCCAAATCATCGCGATCCTAATCGTCGATCACATGTTGATAAAGTTATATTGCTTGTTAAAATCGATGACAAATATGTTCCAATAGCAGAACAAGGAGTACGAGATCTGGGTGCAGAAGTTTag